One window from the genome of Enterococcus haemoperoxidus ATCC BAA-382 encodes:
- a CDS encoding phage holin family protein produces MTYFQRLIVNTLTFVSLSVIFPNMIFVRSIWMAIIAAFVLSILNMLVKPVLTILSLPFTLLTFGLFSFIVNAAILKMTSSFVGETNFGFSSFGAAILMAVIMSLVNMIVSERNLDKYSE; encoded by the coding sequence ATGACATACTTTCAACGTTTGATCGTTAATACGTTGACATTTGTTTCACTCTCAGTGATTTTTCCAAATATGATTTTCGTGAGAAGTATCTGGATGGCAATCATTGCTGCTTTTGTGCTCTCCATATTAAATATGTTAGTAAAACCAGTGTTGACGATTTTATCGCTTCCGTTTACTTTACTTACATTTGGTTTGTTTAGTTTCATTGTGAATGCGGCAATTTTAAAAATGACCTCTTCATTTGTTGGAGAAACAAATTTCGGTTTTTCCAGCTTTGGAGCAGCGATTTTGATGGCAGTAATCATGTCTTTAGTAAATATGATCGTCAGTGAACGTAATTTAGATAAATATAGTGAATAA
- a CDS encoding ETX/MTX2 family pore-forming toxin: MKKELCCFLATVMCLSSVGSIASAAEAVGEKENVTPIQNSPLLNQEMQSIERQPWDELVEIGYHYGQYEIKNGSIKDATPQRFMKSFNFFDHHLRVENISHDDYQPKYIDVDTFSNETDVEQIYMSIAHSETFEETETATITQHYALGVESRLSFELIVKASGAIKFQVDFSKADTTKRSHSETLTLNSQPVKVPPHKKYKLKLVMAKTATTADIKLTSKVNADVYKAFGTDGKTFYSEKVNPLLNHYRQAQEKDSSLPNLLKNWEVQSDASNEDAPVLYNGGQGHVKAEYGSDFRAQVVDITNGEDKAVVVSEKAIQLVRQ; the protein is encoded by the coding sequence ATGAAAAAAGAATTATGCTGTTTTTTAGCAACGGTTATGTGTTTGTCGTCTGTAGGGTCAATTGCAAGTGCTGCCGAAGCCGTAGGGGAGAAAGAAAACGTTACCCCCATACAAAATAGTCCTTTGCTGAACCAGGAAATGCAAAGTATAGAGCGGCAACCATGGGATGAGTTAGTTGAGATAGGCTATCACTATGGTCAATATGAAATAAAGAATGGGTCAATTAAAGATGCAACGCCACAACGTTTTATGAAAAGTTTTAATTTTTTTGACCATCATTTAAGAGTAGAGAATATTTCACATGATGACTATCAGCCTAAGTATATTGATGTGGATACGTTCTCAAATGAAACTGATGTAGAGCAAATATATATGTCAATTGCGCATTCAGAAACATTTGAGGAAACTGAAACAGCAACGATCACACAACACTATGCTTTAGGAGTAGAATCAAGACTTAGTTTTGAGCTTATAGTAAAAGCTAGTGGAGCCATTAAATTTCAAGTAGATTTTAGCAAAGCCGATACTACCAAGAGGAGTCATTCTGAGACACTTACTTTGAACTCTCAACCTGTTAAAGTTCCGCCGCATAAAAAATATAAACTGAAGCTAGTAATGGCAAAAACAGCAACAACAGCTGATATTAAGTTAACCTCTAAAGTTAATGCAGATGTTTATAAAGCATTTGGGACAGACGGAAAGACATTTTATTCTGAAAAAGTAAATCCACTACTAAATCATTACCGTCAAGCACAAGAAAAAGATTCTAGTTTGCCAAATCTTTTAAAGAATTGGGAAGTACAATCAGATGCGAGTAATGAAGATGCACCTGTTTTATACAATGGAGGACAGGGGCATGTAAAGGCAGAATATGGTTCAGATTTTCGTGCACAAGTAGTAGACATAACTAACGGTGAAGATAAAGCGGTAGTTGTCAGCGAAAAAGCGATACAGCTAGTTAGGCAATAA
- the hprK gene encoding HPr(Ser) kinase/phosphatase translates to MEEVVKIHQLVEKLSLEVVYGDEESLNREITTGDISRPGLELTGYFNYYPHNRLQLFGSKEITFSERMIPEERLMVMRRLCEKDTPAFIISRGLEAPEEMVQAAKEKGLAVLRSPISTSRLLGELSSYLDSRLAARTSVHGVLVDVYGLGVLIQGDSGIGKSETALELIKRGHRLIADDRVDVYQQDELTVVGEPPKILQHLIEIRGIGIIDVMNLFGASAVRGFMQVQLVVYLEAWEKDKKYDRLGSDDAMVEIANVDVPQIRIPVKTGRNVAIIIEVAAMNFRAKTMGYDATKSFEERLTRLIEENSGSI, encoded by the coding sequence ATGGAAGAAGTTGTAAAAATTCATCAACTGGTAGAAAAGCTTTCTTTAGAAGTCGTTTATGGCGATGAAGAAAGTTTAAATAGAGAAATCACAACAGGAGATATTTCCCGTCCTGGTCTGGAATTGACAGGTTACTTTAATTATTATCCTCATAATCGCTTGCAATTATTCGGTAGTAAGGAGATTACATTTTCTGAACGAATGATACCTGAAGAACGTTTGATGGTGATGCGTCGTTTATGTGAGAAGGATACGCCGGCTTTTATTATCTCTAGAGGATTAGAAGCACCTGAGGAAATGGTACAAGCCGCAAAAGAAAAAGGACTGGCAGTGTTACGTTCACCGATTTCTACATCGAGATTATTAGGAGAGTTATCCAGCTACCTAGACAGTCGTTTAGCAGCAAGAACTAGCGTACATGGTGTTTTAGTCGACGTTTATGGATTAGGTGTCTTGATTCAAGGCGATAGTGGTATCGGTAAAAGTGAGACAGCGTTAGAGTTGATCAAGCGAGGTCATCGATTGATCGCAGATGACAGAGTCGATGTTTATCAGCAAGACGAATTGACAGTCGTCGGTGAACCGCCTAAAATTTTACAGCATCTGATAGAGATTCGTGGGATTGGAATCATTGATGTAATGAATTTATTTGGTGCAAGTGCGGTTCGCGGCTTTATGCAAGTCCAACTTGTTGTTTACTTAGAAGCATGGGAAAAAGATAAAAAATATGACCGTTTAGGATCAGATGATGCAATGGTTGAAATCGCAAATGTTGATGTTCCTCAAATCCGTATTCCTGTTAAAACCGGGCGGAACGTGGCAATCATTATTGAAGTTGCTGCAATGAATTTTCGTGCGAAGACTATGGGTTATGATGCGACAAAATCATTTGAAGAACGTTTGACTCGATTGATTGAGGAAAATTCAGGAAGTATCTAG
- the galU gene encoding UTP--glucose-1-phosphate uridylyltransferase GalU → MKVKKAVIPAAGLGTRFLPATKAMAKEMLPIVDKPTIQFIVEEALASGIEDILIVTGKAKRPIEDHFDANFELESNLREKNKTDLLKLVEETTDVNLHFIRQSHPKGLGHAVLQAKAFVGNEPFVVMLGDDIMEDKIPLSKQLMNDYDETHASTIAVMKVPHEETSKYGIINPEAEVAKGLYNVNNFVEKPTPEEAPSDLAIIGRYLLTPEIFHVLESQEPGAGGEIQLTDAIDTLNKTQRVFAREFTGKRYDVGDKFGFMKTSIEYGLVHPEVKDNLREYIIELGAELAKKDTPKKK, encoded by the coding sequence ATGAAAGTGAAAAAAGCGGTTATTCCAGCAGCTGGACTGGGAACAAGATTTTTACCAGCAACAAAAGCGATGGCAAAGGAAATGTTGCCGATCGTCGACAAACCAACGATCCAATTTATCGTTGAAGAAGCTTTAGCATCAGGTATTGAAGATATTTTGATCGTAACAGGAAAAGCAAAACGTCCGATTGAAGATCATTTTGATGCGAATTTTGAATTAGAAAGTAATCTTCGTGAAAAAAATAAAACAGATTTATTAAAATTAGTAGAAGAAACAACAGATGTTAATCTTCACTTTATTCGTCAATCTCATCCAAAAGGATTAGGACATGCCGTGTTACAGGCAAAAGCATTTGTTGGCAATGAACCATTTGTGGTTATGCTTGGTGATGATATCATGGAAGACAAAATTCCATTGTCAAAACAATTGATGAATGATTATGATGAAACACACGCATCAACGATCGCTGTAATGAAGGTTCCCCATGAAGAGACTTCAAAATATGGAATCATCAATCCAGAGGCTGAAGTTGCCAAAGGACTATATAACGTAAATAATTTTGTTGAAAAACCAACACCAGAAGAAGCACCAAGTGATCTAGCAATTATTGGTCGTTACTTGTTAACACCAGAAATTTTTCACGTGTTGGAATCACAAGAACCAGGTGCTGGCGGCGAAATTCAATTGACAGATGCCATCGATACATTGAACAAAACACAACGCGTATTTGCTAGAGAATTTACTGGCAAACGCTATGATGTAGGCGATAAGTTTGGGTTTATGAAAACAAGTATTGAATATGGTTTAGTTCACCCAGAAGTCAAGGATAACTTACGCGAGTATATTATTGAATTGGGTGCTGAACTTGCTAAAAAAGATACACCTAAAAAGAAATAA
- a CDS encoding DUF948 domain-containing protein — translation MTGGEVAAIIAAVAFAVLVVFIVLVLMKISKTVEKVTTTVDEANKTIEVVTKDVDILSRQVEGLLVKSNELLDDVNKKVATIDPLFAAVAELSESVSELNYSSRNLLGKVGSVGKTTAKAGVVSKVGGAAFRAFRPKKSSKTSEVTK, via the coding sequence ATGACAGGTGGAGAGGTTGCAGCGATTATTGCTGCGGTGGCGTTTGCTGTATTAGTAGTATTTATTGTTTTAGTATTGATGAAAATCAGTAAAACTGTAGAGAAAGTGACAACCACGGTTGATGAAGCAAATAAAACAATCGAGGTTGTGACGAAAGATGTAGATATTTTATCTAGACAAGTAGAGGGACTTTTAGTAAAAAGTAATGAGTTGCTAGATGATGTCAATAAAAAAGTGGCAACAATCGATCCATTGTTTGCAGCAGTTGCAGAGTTAAGTGAAAGTGTTTCTGAGTTGAATTACTCTAGCAGAAATTTACTTGGGAAAGTTGGATCAGTCGGTAAAACAACAGCTAAAGCAGGTGTTGTCAGTAAAGTAGGCGGAGCGGCTTTTAGAGCATTTCGTCCAAAAAAATCATCAAAAACTAGTGAAGTAACGAAATAA
- the lgt gene encoding prolipoprotein diacylglyceryl transferase — protein MLGQVNPVALNLFGIAVYWYAIIIVSGIVLAVWLSSREAVRVGLKEDDVIDFMLWGLPSAIIGARLYYVIFQWQDYVDNPIEIILTRNGGLAIYGGLIGGGLALFFFTRHRFISTWTFLDIAAPSVILAQGIGRWGNFMNHEAYGPATTRGFLESLHLPKFIIDNMNIEGTYHQPTFLYESIWNVLGFIVLIVLRKKKNFLKEGEVFLGYIIWYSFGRFFIEGMRTDSLYAFGSVRVSQLVSLVLFFGAIVIMIIRRKKGSVKFYDREKGTSKKAI, from the coding sequence ATGTTAGGACAAGTAAATCCAGTAGCGCTTAATCTTTTTGGGATAGCGGTGTATTGGTATGCAATTATTATTGTTTCAGGAATCGTGCTAGCTGTTTGGTTAAGTAGTAGAGAAGCAGTTCGTGTCGGTTTAAAAGAAGATGACGTAATTGACTTTATGTTGTGGGGCTTACCCAGTGCAATTATTGGTGCCCGTTTGTACTATGTCATTTTTCAGTGGCAAGATTATGTCGATAATCCAATTGAGATTATTTTGACTAGAAACGGTGGTCTCGCGATTTATGGTGGGCTAATCGGCGGAGGTCTAGCTTTATTTTTCTTCACAAGGCATCGTTTTATTTCAACTTGGACCTTTTTAGATATTGCAGCACCAAGTGTGATTTTGGCTCAAGGGATCGGGCGCTGGGGGAATTTCATGAACCATGAAGCTTATGGTCCCGCAACAACTCGAGGTTTTTTGGAAAGCTTGCATTTACCAAAATTTATCATCGACAATATGAATATTGAAGGAACATATCATCAACCAACTTTTTTATATGAATCTATCTGGAATGTTTTAGGTTTTATTGTATTGATTGTTTTGAGAAAAAAGAAAAATTTCTTAAAAGAAGGCGAAGTCTTTTTAGGATATATCATTTGGTACTCTTTCGGAAGGTTCTTTATTGAAGGGATGCGGACAGATAGTTTATATGCATTTGGAAGTGTCCGAGTTTCACAATTAGTTTCTCTTGTGTTATTTTTCGGTGCAATTGTGATTATGATTATTCGCCGTAAAAAGGGGTCTGTAAAATTTTATGACCGTGAAAAAGGAACATCAAAAAAGGCTATTTAG
- a CDS encoding YtxH domain-containing protein has product MAKKGGFFLGAIIGGTAAAVAALLLAPKSGKELREDLANQADDFKDKATDYTDYAVQKGSELSSIAKEKASVLGEQAGDLAGNVKDKTKDSLDKAQGVSDTVLESFKKQTDDLSDRFKKTAQDVNDQVDELGDIAEDASDDIFIDVKESAKKAKETVSEGVAEAKEVTKDVPQKAEEAKKDTKKAVKETVEDVKGK; this is encoded by the coding sequence ATGGCGAAAAAAGGCGGATTTTTTTTAGGAGCAATCATTGGTGGGACAGCTGCAGCAGTAGCAGCACTTTTATTAGCACCAAAATCAGGTAAAGAGTTACGTGAAGATTTAGCGAACCAAGCAGATGATTTTAAAGATAAAGCAACGGATTATACAGATTATGCTGTGCAAAAAGGTTCTGAATTATCATCGATCGCTAAAGAAAAAGCAAGTGTGTTAGGTGAACAAGCAGGTGACTTGGCAGGAAACGTTAAAGATAAGACGAAAGATTCACTAGACAAAGCACAAGGCGTTTCTGATACAGTTCTAGAGTCATTCAAAAAGCAAACAGATGATCTATCTGATCGTTTTAAAAAGACAGCTCAAGATGTAAATGATCAAGTTGATGAATTAGGTGACATCGCAGAAGACGCTTCCGATGATATCTTCATAGATGTTAAAGAATCAGCAAAAAAAGCGAAAGAAACAGTTTCAGAAGGCGTTGCTGAAGCAAAAGAAGTAACAAAAGATGTTCCACAAAAAGCTGAAGAAGCAAAAAAAGATACAAAAAAAGCTGTTAAAGAAACTGTAGAAGATGTTAAAGGAAAATAA
- a CDS encoding GIY-YIG nuclease family protein — MKNNLKEQARNLPLAPGVYLMKDKHGAIIYVGKAKKLRERVGSYFVQNKHYSSKTIRMIQQLNSFDVIEVDSELDALLLECQLIQECRPIYNRQMNSFEKYKYIEINMEKEDISINIRTVPTKKNCFGPFSTNRKLSELKQILENLYGLNQKNYWQQTFSENAMPQLDSKTVATELLGAFTQNNQLPQNRLEEKMIVAAENQSFEKASKLREDWQFLTRFFNQNTKLILASQTNWQLLSIPIGSKIKYYLIYQGLILNSRILTKQTFSNYTSSELAKKILPKNKPEKIQQFSKEQVDFINILYGYINRHKECRLVELTDPFA, encoded by the coding sequence ATGAAAAATAATTTAAAAGAACAAGCGAGAAATCTACCTTTAGCCCCCGGTGTCTATTTAATGAAAGATAAACATGGAGCAATTATTTATGTAGGTAAGGCAAAAAAACTGCGAGAACGTGTCGGCAGCTATTTTGTTCAGAACAAACATTATTCAAGCAAAACAATTCGGATGATTCAACAACTAAATAGTTTCGATGTGATTGAAGTAGACTCGGAGCTTGACGCTCTCTTGCTAGAATGCCAATTAATTCAAGAATGCCGTCCAATTTATAATCGGCAGATGAACTCTTTTGAAAAATATAAATATATTGAAATCAATATGGAAAAAGAAGACATTTCAATCAATATACGCACTGTCCCAACGAAAAAAAATTGCTTTGGTCCATTTTCCACTAATAGGAAACTTTCAGAACTAAAACAAATTTTAGAGAACCTATATGGATTAAATCAGAAAAATTATTGGCAACAAACTTTCTCTGAAAACGCCATGCCTCAATTAGACTCAAAGACTGTTGCTACAGAATTGCTCGGTGCATTCACTCAGAACAATCAACTACCTCAAAATCGTTTAGAAGAAAAAATGATTGTAGCAGCAGAAAATCAATCATTCGAAAAAGCGTCTAAATTACGTGAAGATTGGCAATTCCTCACGCGCTTTTTCAATCAAAATACAAAATTGATCCTAGCATCTCAAACCAATTGGCAGCTTTTGTCCATTCCGATTGGTTCTAAAATAAAATATTATTTGATTTATCAAGGTCTTATTCTAAATAGCCGAATCCTTACAAAACAAACTTTTTCCAACTATACATCTAGCGAACTTGCAAAAAAGATTCTGCCTAAAAATAAACCTGAAAAGATTCAGCAGTTTTCCAAAGAACAAGTCGATTTTATCAATATTTTATATGGCTATATTAACCGACACAAAGAATGCCGATTAGTCGAGCTTACTGATCCATTTGCATAA
- a CDS encoding NAD(P)H-dependent glycerol-3-phosphate dehydrogenase, with the protein MKQKVAVLGPGSWGTALAQVLAENGHEVRIWGHNKAQIDEINTHHTNHHYLPDLVIPESIQGKSSLEECIQDADAVLFVVPTKAIRTVAQEFTEKCTNQPLIIHASKGLEQGSHKRISEVLMEEIPTDKRRGVVVLSGPSHAEEVAVHDITTITAASENLSDATYVQSLFMNDYFRIYTNDDVIGVETGAALKNIIALGAGAIHGLGFGDDAKAAIMTRGLAEISRLGVAMGANPLTFIGLSGVGDLIVTCTSVHSRNWRAGNLLGKGHSLDEVLENMGMIVEGVSTTKAAYELSQQLNVDMPITEAIYKVLYEGQDVKQAAKEIMLRDGKTENEFSI; encoded by the coding sequence ATGAAACAAAAAGTTGCTGTTTTAGGTCCAGGTTCATGGGGAACTGCATTGGCACAGGTTTTAGCAGAAAATGGTCATGAGGTTCGTATATGGGGACATAATAAAGCACAAATTGATGAAATCAACACGCATCATACGAATCATCATTACTTACCTGATTTGGTCATTCCAGAATCGATTCAAGGGAAGAGTTCTTTAGAAGAATGTATTCAAGATGCAGATGCGGTCTTGTTTGTTGTTCCGACTAAAGCCATTCGAACGGTGGCGCAAGAATTTACAGAAAAATGTACAAATCAACCTTTGATCATTCATGCTAGTAAAGGCTTGGAACAGGGAAGTCATAAGCGGATATCTGAAGTATTAATGGAAGAAATTCCAACAGATAAAAGGCGTGGAGTGGTTGTTTTATCTGGTCCAAGTCATGCGGAAGAAGTCGCTGTTCATGATATTACAACGATTACTGCTGCAAGTGAGAATTTGTCAGATGCAACATATGTTCAATCGTTATTTATGAATGACTATTTTAGAATTTATACAAATGATGATGTAATTGGTGTCGAAACGGGCGCTGCGTTGAAAAATATCATTGCGTTAGGAGCAGGTGCAATCCACGGGTTAGGCTTTGGCGATGATGCGAAAGCTGCAATCATGACACGCGGTTTAGCTGAAATAAGTCGTTTAGGTGTGGCGATGGGGGCAAACCCTTTAACCTTTATTGGTTTGAGCGGAGTCGGTGATTTAATTGTTACTTGTACAAGTGTGCACTCACGTAATTGGCGTGCTGGTAATCTTCTTGGAAAAGGACACAGCTTAGACGAAGTTCTTGAAAATATGGGAATGATCGTTGAAGGGGTATCTACAACAAAAGCAGCGTATGAATTATCTCAGCAATTAAATGTTGATATGCCAATCACAGAAGCGATATATAAGGTCTTGTATGAAGGTCAAGATGTAAAACAAGCGGCAAAAGAAATTATGTTACGTGATGGTAAAACAGAAAATGAATTTTCTATATAA
- a CDS encoding ETX/MTX2 family pore-forming toxin, whose amino-acid sequence MKKIFYYMIASIMCLSSVGAIASIAEAEVEEQNGTPVQNDLLVNQDSGIRFPGLEQPRYQLMMMGHYIGISDQESGTLPPGSKPTLTYPGNFEAYDTHVRVYDTIHDNIQPKHIDVDTFINDTDEEQVFTSISRDEVIEESETSTITQNYSLGAESNISFDLIVNASSTIRFQADFNKEESKINSHRETFTVPAQNTKVPAHKKYKLVIVVSRMSTTAAIKLTSKIKAKLYFAETPNSLWSRNIVNGYHDYKLAVDWYPELVPNGFADNFESVYNISDALLYDGGFGHVEAVYGTDYNVRTIDVTNGEENAVIVNEQKLELVRQ is encoded by the coding sequence ATGAAAAAAATATTTTATTATATGATAGCTTCAATTATGTGTTTATCGTCTGTAGGAGCAATTGCAAGTATTGCTGAAGCAGAAGTTGAAGAACAAAATGGTACACCAGTTCAGAATGATCTGTTGGTAAACCAAGATAGTGGTATAAGATTTCCAGGTCTGGAACAACCAAGGTATCAGTTAATGATGATGGGACATTACATTGGTATTTCTGATCAAGAGAGTGGTACGTTACCTCCTGGTTCCAAGCCTACATTAACATATCCAGGTAATTTTGAAGCCTATGACACTCATGTGAGAGTATACGATACCATACACGATAATATCCAGCCAAAACATATTGATGTGGATACTTTTATAAACGATACTGATGAGGAACAGGTATTTACCTCAATATCTCGTGATGAGGTCATTGAAGAGTCAGAGACATCGACCATCACGCAAAATTATTCGCTAGGAGCAGAATCCAATATCAGTTTTGATCTTATAGTGAATGCTTCCTCAACGATTCGTTTTCAAGCTGATTTTAACAAAGAGGAGTCTAAAATAAACTCCCACAGGGAGACTTTTACAGTGCCAGCTCAAAATACAAAAGTACCAGCACATAAAAAATACAAATTAGTAATTGTAGTGTCTAGAATGTCAACGACAGCGGCTATCAAATTAACTTCTAAAATTAAGGCAAAGCTCTATTTTGCTGAAACACCAAACAGTCTCTGGTCTAGGAATATAGTAAATGGATACCATGATTACAAACTTGCAGTAGATTGGTATCCTGAACTTGTACCAAATGGTTTCGCAGACAATTTTGAATCAGTTTATAACATTAGTGATGCTCTTCTATATGACGGAGGATTCGGTCATGTTGAAGCGGTGTACGGTACTGATTATAATGTTCGGACGATTGATGTAACAAATGGAGAAGAGAACGCTGTGATTGTCAACGAACAAAAGTTAGAACTAGTTCGGCAATAA
- a CDS encoding PspC domain-containing protein, which translates to MRKRLTKSPNNVVLTGTLAGIAEWLGIDPTIVRVIYVVASFIFIGSPIFLYIVLAILIPSGRTKNYNSYGHQNPYNRNTRNANPYANEQKQRKQAEKVNDDDWSDF; encoded by the coding sequence ATGAGAAAACGATTGACAAAATCTCCCAATAATGTGGTACTAACAGGAACCTTAGCGGGAATTGCGGAATGGTTAGGTATTGATCCTACGATTGTACGTGTGATTTATGTGGTAGCCAGCTTTATCTTTATTGGCAGTCCAATTTTTCTATATATTGTTTTAGCTATCTTGATTCCTTCAGGTAGAACTAAAAACTATAACAGCTATGGCCATCAAAATCCATACAACAGAAATACACGTAACGCAAATCCATATGCTAACGAACAAAAACAAAGAAAACAAGCAGAAAAAGTGAACGATGATGACTGGAGTGACTTCTAA
- the liaX gene encoding daptomycin-sensing surface protein LiaX: MKERERVLDLVKKGILSSEEALVLLENMATEKDEKQIKKAADQVNVTNPTVDTKENDKVVDLLNKLENKKEEDVVEPEISDEDVKAKEAQDHERLEKILDNLATEANRASVELDEINAEIAGVKEEVKEAQEKLMELNTKEELSELTSEDLQVRASLEAEIKSLEDSLDERIQEKIALEAELKNIRKEQWSGTKDRVASKFDIPDDWKDQATDTINQVGEKMSEAGSQLGSFLKKTFSTFSETMNDNMEWKDVSFKVPGVATTKFEHEFNYPAPLASLIDVKVANGNIIFRTWDQPDVKVEGKIKLYGKMDAETPLEAFLERSQIDVDDEVISFQIPNKRVRADLIFYLPERTFDHVSIKLLNGNVLIESLKAKDVYTKSTNGSITFNKIDATMLEIEGVNGDIKVLDGEILDNIIETVNGTVTIAATPQTVSVSLINGDVRITAKEKTLRKVEASSVNGNVKIALPNELGVEGTVKTSLGSINSRLSDYEVIREKKERTNQLLQFRRLNDEDMAQINASTTTGNIYLKDTDK; the protein is encoded by the coding sequence ATGAAAGAAAGAGAAAGAGTATTAGACTTAGTTAAAAAAGGTATCCTATCTTCAGAGGAAGCTTTAGTTTTATTAGAAAATATGGCGACAGAAAAAGATGAAAAACAAATCAAAAAAGCTGCCGACCAAGTAAACGTAACAAATCCAACAGTTGACACAAAAGAAAATGACAAAGTCGTAGATTTATTAAATAAGTTAGAAAATAAAAAGGAAGAAGACGTAGTCGAACCTGAAATTTCTGATGAAGATGTTAAAGCAAAAGAGGCGCAAGATCATGAACGTCTAGAAAAAATTCTAGATAATCTAGCAACTGAAGCGAATCGTGCTTCTGTTGAGTTAGATGAAATCAACGCTGAAATTGCTGGTGTCAAAGAAGAAGTCAAAGAAGCACAAGAAAAATTGATGGAACTTAATACCAAAGAAGAATTAAGCGAATTAACAAGTGAAGATTTACAAGTAAGAGCATCCCTTGAAGCTGAGATCAAATCATTAGAAGATTCTTTAGACGAACGAATTCAAGAAAAAATCGCTCTTGAAGCTGAATTGAAAAATATTCGTAAAGAACAATGGTCTGGTACGAAAGATCGTGTCGCTTCAAAATTTGATATTCCTGATGATTGGAAAGATCAAGCAACGGATACGATCAATCAAGTCGGAGAAAAAATGAGTGAAGCAGGATCTCAATTGGGTTCATTCCTTAAGAAAACATTTAGCACATTTTCTGAAACAATGAATGATAATATGGAATGGAAAGACGTTAGTTTCAAAGTTCCAGGTGTTGCTACAACGAAATTTGAACATGAATTCAATTACCCAGCACCGCTTGCAAGTTTGATTGATGTCAAAGTAGCGAATGGAAATATTATCTTTAGAACTTGGGATCAACCAGATGTTAAAGTAGAAGGAAAAATCAAACTTTATGGTAAAATGGATGCTGAAACACCGCTTGAAGCGTTCTTGGAAAGAAGCCAAATCGATGTAGATGACGAAGTGATTTCATTCCAAATTCCAAACAAACGTGTTCGCGCAGATTTGATTTTCTACTTACCTGAACGTACATTTGATCATGTATCAATTAAATTGTTAAATGGAAATGTCTTGATTGAATCGTTGAAGGCAAAAGATGTTTACACTAAATCAACAAATGGCTCAATCACATTCAATAAAATCGATGCAACAATGCTTGAAATTGAAGGTGTAAATGGTGATATCAAAGTCTTAGATGGTGAAATCCTAGATAATATCATTGAAACCGTAAATGGTACTGTAACGATTGCTGCAACACCACAAACAGTTAGTGTCTCATTGATCAATGGTGATGTTCGTATCACGGCGAAAGAAAAGACACTACGTAAAGTAGAAGCAAGTTCTGTTAACGGCAATGTAAAAATCGCATTACCAAATGAACTGGGTGTTGAAGGTACAGTGAAAACGAGCTTAGGTAGCATCAATAGTCGCTTAAGTGATTATGAGGTGATTCGTGAGAAGAAAGAAAGAACCAACCAATTACTACAATTTAGACGATTAAATGATGAAGATATGGCTCAAATCAATGCTTCTACAACAACAGGAAACATTTATTTAAAAGACACAGATAAATAA